A genomic window from Helicobacter pylori includes:
- a CDS encoding extracellular solute-binding protein has translation MSVFKILGLWLGVFCFLKATPYLYLGEEPKYKDNFTHFEYANPDARKGGVLRNDAIGTFDSLNPFALKGTKAEGLDLIYDTLMVQSLDEPYAEYPLIAKDAQVAKDNSYVVFTLDKRARFSNNAPILASDVKFSFDTIMKLGSPLYRQYYQDVKKAVVLDKHHVKFIFKTTENKELPLILGQLQIFSKKAFQKDYFEKNPLLIPVSSGPYVIASFDVGKKITYQRNPNYWAKNLPSRKGQFNFDQVKFEYYKDETVALQAFLSGAYDWRIESTAKVWARGYVGKAIDNKKITKYLIAHKMPSGMQGFFFNTRREIFKDKRVREALFYAFDFEWANKNLFFSQYKRTTSFFSNSVYASPPLPSPEEKALLAPYEKSLDERVFKEPYVVPRTDGADVLGYNLRENLKYAQKLLQSAGFSYQNMRLVDKNNKPFSFTLLLNSPAFERLALAFAKNLRVLGIDMKIQRVDLSQYVNRVKSYDFDMIVGVIGQSSFPGNEQRFYFGSLSAKEKGARNYAGISSKVVDDLIEKIINAKDYKEQLAAIQAMDRVLLWGFYVIPHFYLPNYRIAAYNYIGMPEISPSYGFSPYLWWIKKERGLQ, from the coding sequence TTGAGCGTCTTTAAAATTTTAGGCTTATGGTTAGGGGTGTTTTGTTTTCTCAAGGCCACGCCTTATTTATACTTGGGCGAAGAGCCTAAATACAAAGACAATTTCACGCATTTTGAATACGCTAACCCTGATGCCAGAAAAGGCGGTGTTTTAAGAAATGATGCTATAGGGACTTTTGATAGCCTTAACCCTTTCGCGCTCAAAGGCACTAAAGCCGAAGGTTTGGATCTCATTTATGACACTTTAATGGTGCAAAGTTTAGACGAGCCTTATGCAGAATACCCCTTGATCGCTAAAGATGCACAAGTGGCTAAGGACAATAGCTATGTGGTTTTTACTTTAGACAAAAGAGCGAGGTTTAGCAATAACGCCCCCATTTTAGCGAGCGATGTGAAATTTAGTTTTGATACGATAATGAAATTAGGATCGCCCCTTTATCGGCAGTATTACCAAGATGTTAAAAAGGCGGTGGTTTTAGACAAACACCATGTTAAATTCATTTTCAAAACCACTGAAAATAAAGAATTACCTCTCATTTTAGGGCAGTTGCAAATCTTTTCTAAAAAAGCGTTCCAAAAGGATTATTTTGAAAAAAACCCTTTGCTCATTCCTGTTTCTAGCGGCCCTTATGTGATCGCTTCTTTTGATGTGGGGAAGAAAATCACCTACCAAAGAAACCCTAATTATTGGGCGAAGAATTTGCCTAGCAGGAAAGGGCAATTCAATTTTGATCAAGTTAAATTTGAATATTACAAAGATGAAACCGTCGCCTTGCAGGCTTTTTTGAGCGGGGCGTATGATTGGCGCATTGAAAGCACGGCTAAAGTTTGGGCTAGGGGCTATGTGGGGAAAGCCATAGACAATAAAAAAATCACTAAGTATTTAATCGCTCATAAAATGCCAAGCGGCATGCAAGGGTTTTTTTTCAACACACGAAGAGAAATTTTTAAGGATAAAAGGGTGCGTGAAGCCTTATTTTATGCGTTTGATTTTGAATGGGCGAATAAAAACTTATTCTTTTCGCAATACAAACGAACCACCAGTTTTTTTAGTAACTCTGTCTATGCGTCCCCTCCACTTCCAAGCCCTGAAGAAAAGGCTTTGTTAGCCCCTTATGAAAAGAGTTTAGATGAAAGGGTTTTTAAAGAGCCTTATGTCGTGCCTAGAACCGATGGGGCTGATGTTTTAGGCTATAATTTAAGGGAAAATCTAAAATACGCTCAAAAACTTCTGCAAAGCGCGGGCTTTTCTTATCAAAACATGCGTTTGGTGGATAAGAATAATAAGCCCTTTAGTTTCACTTTGCTTTTGAATAGCCCGGCGTTTGAAAGATTGGCTCTGGCTTTCGCTAAAAATTTAAGGGTGTTAGGGATTGACATGAAGATCCAAAGAGTGGATTTAAGCCAGTATGTCAATCGGGTAAAAAGCTATGATTTTGACATGATCGTAGGGGTGATAGGCCAATCGTCTTTCCCGGGCAATGAACAGCGCTTTTATTTTGGCTCTTTGAGCGCGAAAGAAAAAGGTGCAAGGAATTATGCAGGAATCTCTAGCAAGGTGGTAGATGATTTGATTGAAAAAATCATTAACGCTAAAGACTACAAGGAGCAATTAGCCGCAATCCAAGCGATGGATAGGGTGCTATTGTGGGGGTTTTATGTGATACCGCATTTTTATTTACCCAATTACAGGATCGCAGCGTATAATTACATCGGCATGCCTGAAATCAGCCC